One Rissa tridactyla isolate bRisTri1 chromosome 1, bRisTri1.patW.cur.20221130, whole genome shotgun sequence DNA segment encodes these proteins:
- the RPL18A gene encoding 60S ribosomal protein L18a isoform X1: MKASGTLREYKVVGRCLPTPKCTTPPLYRMRIFAPNHVVAKSRFWYFVSQLKKMKKSSGEIVYCGQVYEKSPLRVKNFGIWLRYDSRSGTHNMYREYRDLTTAGAVTQCYRDMGARHRARAHSIQIMKVEEIAASKCRRPAVKQFHDSKIKFPLPHRVLRRQHKPRFTTKRPNTFF, from the exons ATGAAGGCGTCGGGCACC ctgCGGGAGTACAAGGTGGTCGGGCGATGCCTGCCCACCCCGAAATGCACGACCCCCCCTCTCTACCGCATGCGGATCTTCGCTCCGAACCATGTTGTGGCCAAGTCCCGGTTCTGGTACTTCGTTTCTCAgctgaagaagatgaagaagtcTTCTGGAGAGATTGTGTACTGTGGCCAG GTGTATGAGAAGTCCCCTCTGCGGGTAAAAAATTTTGGCATTTGGTTGCGCTATGATTCTCGTAGCGGAACTCACAACATGTACAGGGAGTACAGGGATTTGACCACGGCTGGTGCTGTCACTCAGTGCT ACCGCGATATGGGAGCCCGCCATCGTGCCCGTGCTCACTCTATTCAGATCATGAAAGTTGAGGAAATCGCTGCTAGCAAGTGCCGTAGACCAGCTGTCAAGCAGTTCCAT gaTTCTAAAATCAAGTTCCCTCTGCCACACAGAGTTCTGCGTCGCCAGCACAAGCCACGTTTCACCACCAAGAGAccaaatactttcttttaa
- the RPL18A gene encoding 60S ribosomal protein L18a isoform X2, with product MRIFAPNHVVAKSRFWYFVSQLKKMKKSSGEIVYCGQVYEKSPLRVKNFGIWLRYDSRSGTHNMYREYRDLTTAGAVTQCYRDMGARHRARAHSIQIMKVEEIAASKCRRPAVKQFHDSKIKFPLPHRVLRRQHKPRFTTKRPNTFF from the exons ATGCGGATCTTCGCTCCGAACCATGTTGTGGCCAAGTCCCGGTTCTGGTACTTCGTTTCTCAgctgaagaagatgaagaagtcTTCTGGAGAGATTGTGTACTGTGGCCAG GTGTATGAGAAGTCCCCTCTGCGGGTAAAAAATTTTGGCATTTGGTTGCGCTATGATTCTCGTAGCGGAACTCACAACATGTACAGGGAGTACAGGGATTTGACCACGGCTGGTGCTGTCACTCAGTGCT ACCGCGATATGGGAGCCCGCCATCGTGCCCGTGCTCACTCTATTCAGATCATGAAAGTTGAGGAAATCGCTGCTAGCAAGTGCCGTAGACCAGCTGTCAAGCAGTTCCAT gaTTCTAAAATCAAGTTCCCTCTGCCACACAGAGTTCTGCGTCGCCAGCACAAGCCACGTTTCACCACCAAGAGAccaaatactttcttttaa